The following proteins are encoded in a genomic region of Cryptomeria japonica chromosome 11, Sugi_1.0, whole genome shotgun sequence:
- the LOC131067644 gene encoding uncharacterized protein LOC131067644, protein MRKVAIWSPPNSGWIKLNFGGASRGNPGPLGIGYVIRDHTEAILGKMAKPTPPNTNNIAEFKALQFGLIDCTKHGLNNILVEGDLEIAINAIKRKNTPNWRLQGILENIIASLDMIENYEAKHIYKEANSEADALSKIAAQGAYLYSWDQGNLPVIHADHHT, encoded by the coding sequence ATGAGAAAGGTCGCTATCTGGTCTCCTCCAAATTCTGGCTGGATAAAACTAAATTTTGGTGGTGCTTCTAGAGGCAATCCGGGTCCTTTAGGCATAGGATATGTAATCAGAGATCACACAGAAGCAATTCTTGGGAAAATGGCAAAGCCGACCCCCCCaaacacaaacaacatagcagagttcaAAGCATTGCAATTTGGACTAATAGATTGCACAAAACATGGTTTAAATAACATTTTAGTGGAGGGTGATTTAGAGATAGCAATAAATGCGATCAAGAGGAAAAATACTCCAAATTGGAGATTGCAGGGAATCCTAGAAAACATAATTGCAAGCCTTGACATGATTGAAAACTATGAAGCTAAGCACATCTACAAAGAAGCAAACTCAGAGGCAGATGCTCTCTCAAAAATAGCTGCTCAAGGAGCCTATCTCTATAGTTGGGATCAGGGAAATCTTCCTGTTATTCATGCAGACCATCACACTTGA
- the LOC131067645 gene encoding large ribosomal subunit protein eL22y-like — protein sequence MGPQVAKKGAAPAKGGKKKANTFVIDCGKPVEGKIASFEKFLQDRIKVGGKTGVLGDVVTISRDKNKLSVTSETVFFKRYLKYLTKKYLKKHNVRDWLRVIASNKDRNVYELRYFNIAENDAEDLIYLGVSDTDFFNYKEWAAAILS from the coding sequence ATGGGTCCTCAAGTAGCAAAGAAGGGAGCGGCGCCCGCAAAGGGAGGGAAAAAGAAGGCTAACACCTTCGTCATCGACTGTGGAAAGCCAGTAGAAGGCAAGATCGCCTCCTTTGAGAAGTTTTTGCAGGATCGCATCAAGGTCGGCGGTAAAACAGGGGTTTTGGGTGATGTGGTTACCATCTCCCGCGACAAGAACAAGCTCAGTGTCACTTCTGAGACGGTCTtttttaaaagatatttgaagtacttgacaaagaagtatttgaaaaagcaTAATGTCAGGGATTGGTTGCGAGTGATAGCTTCCAATAAAGATCgcaatgtctatgagctacgttattttaACATTGCTGAGAATGACGCAGAAGATTTAATCTATTTAGGTGTAAGTGACACTGATTTTTTTAACTATAAAGAGTGGGCTGCTGCAATTCTGTCATAA